A stretch of the Meles meles chromosome 19, mMelMel3.1 paternal haplotype, whole genome shotgun sequence genome encodes the following:
- the LOC123931203 gene encoding metallothionein-1E-like, translating to MDPNCSCGTGGSCTCADSCKCKECKCTSCKKSCCSCCPVGCAKCAQGCICKGASDKCSCCA from the exons ATGGATCCTAACTGCTCCTGCGGTACCG GTGGTTCCTGCACGTGCGCTGACTCCTGCAAATGCAAAGAATGCAAATGTACTTCCTGCAAAAAGA GCTGTTGTTCCTGCTGCCCGGTGGGCTGTGCCAAGTGCGCCCAGGGCTGCATTTGCAAAGGGGCGTCGGACAAGTGCAGTTGCTGTGCCTGA